TATCAAGGCCAGTCGCATACGCACCATCCAAGAGACCGGAGAAAGCAAAGTAGGGGAGGACATTGCCGGTGAATTCATCGGCATCATCAACTACGCGGTCATGGCCTTGGTCCAGCTTGAGTTGGGAGCCAGCGAGGAGACGGAGATGGAACACAGCGAGGTGCTCGATATCTACGACCGCCATATCCAGGAGACCTATGATCTGATGGAGCGCAAGAATCACGACTACGGAGAAGCATGGAGAGAAATGCGCGTGAGTTCGCTATGCGATCTGATCCTGATGAAACTCCTCCGGGTGAAACAGATCGAGGATAATCAAGGAGTGACCTTGATATCAGAGGGTATTGATGCCAACTATCAGGATATGCTCAACTACTCGGTATTCGCTTTGATCCAACTGGAATCAGAACCTCAGTGAATCATGCAGGTGGATAAACTCCTCATTGTAGTGGGTACACGACCGAATTTCATCAAGGTCACCCAATTCAGAAAGCATTGCCAAGCCGCTGGAATCGATCTCACCATCGTACACACCGGTCAGCATTATGATAAGAAGATGTCGGGCGTCTTCTTCGAGCAATTCGGTCTGACTCCGGATATCTTCTTGAACATCGGTCCGGGTAGTCCCTCGCAGCAGATTGCTGACATCATGGTAGGTCTTGAAAAGGTCCTCTTGGATGTCGAACCGGATATGGTCATGGTGGTGGGAGATGTCAATAGCACCATGGCGGCAGCCATCACGGCCAACAAACTCCAATTGCCTATCGCCCATCTAGAGAGCGGTCTAAGGTCTGGGGATCGCGGCATGCCCGAGGAGATAAACCGCATCATTACAGACCGTATCACCGATCACTTCTTCATCACCGAGCAGAGTGGATGGGACCACTTGATCGCAGAAGGACAGTCAGAGTCGCAGATGCATTTCGTAGGCAATACCATGATCGACACCATCGTGGCCTTCGAGTCAGAGATAGAGGCCAGTGAGGTGCTGGACACCTATAAGCTCGGCCCATCGGAGTACGTGCTGATGACCATGCATCGACCCGCAACAGTGGACCATCCCGAGGAGCTGGAGAAATTACTGAGCCTGATGGAGATGGTCACCGGCCGATTGAAATTGGTCTTCCCCATCCATCCACGTACGGTGAAGAATATCGAGGAGTTCGGCATGAAGTCCCGTTTAGATGCCATCTCAGGATTGGTCCTCACCGATCCGATGGATTATTTCTCCTTCCAGAAACTGATCAAATACGCCCGTTTCATTCTCACCGATAGCGGAGGGATCCAGGAGGAGAGCACCTTCAGGCAGATACCTTGTCTGACTCTGCGACCCAATACCGAGCGGCCGAGTACGATCACGCTGGGGACCAATGAATTGGTCACATTCGATCTGGAAGTGCTGCGTGAGAAAATGAATGCCATAGTGGATGGCAC
The genomic region above belongs to Flavobacteriales bacterium and contains:
- a CDS encoding DUF1599 domain-containing protein produces the protein MPTTKEQYWEVIAQCRDIFEKKMKDYGTAWRILRPSSLTDQIYIKASRIRTIQETGESKVGEDIAGEFIGIINYAVMALVQLELGASEETEMEHSEVLDIYDRHIQETYDLMERKNHDYGEAWREMRVSSLCDLILMKLLRVKQIEDNQGVTLISEGIDANYQDMLNYSVFALIQLESEPQ
- the wecB gene encoding UDP-N-acetylglucosamine 2-epimerase (non-hydrolyzing); its protein translation is MDKLLIVVGTRPNFIKVTQFRKHCQAAGIDLTIVHTGQHYDKKMSGVFFEQFGLTPDIFLNIGPGSPSQQIADIMVGLEKVLLDVEPDMVMVVGDVNSTMAAAITANKLQLPIAHLESGLRSGDRGMPEEINRIITDRITDHFFITEQSGWDHLIAEGQSESQMHFVGNTMIDTIVAFESEIEASEVLDTYKLGPSEYVLMTMHRPATVDHPEELEKLLSLMEMVTGRLKLVFPIHPRTVKNIEEFGMKSRLDAISGLVLTDPMDYFSFQKLIKYARFILTDSGGIQEESTFRQIPCLTLRPNTERPSTITLGTNELVTFDLEVLREKMNAIVDGT